A genomic window from Pseudoalteromonas piratica includes:
- a CDS encoding FMN-binding negative transcriptional regulator produces MYPPNQYIENDYSRLLSHIEKSPLASLIYQNTQGDIEICHIPLVLDENKQHLLGHMAANNPLAKQLAKQPLNIKCLFNGADSYVSPNDAEKVYLPTWHYAKLEVKGTAQPISEHSQKREIMAYSVAKFEDKLATQWLLSQVDENELSHSLKYIMVFRIEITEIVGNFKLSQDKASETREEIKQSLYARGDKDSADLIY; encoded by the coding sequence ATGTACCCACCTAACCAATATATTGAAAATGACTACTCTCGATTGTTATCGCATATTGAAAAATCCCCATTAGCAAGTTTGATTTATCAAAATACGCAAGGCGACATTGAGATTTGCCACATTCCATTGGTGCTTGATGAAAATAAGCAACACTTGCTAGGGCACATGGCGGCCAATAACCCGCTTGCAAAACAACTCGCGAAACAGCCTTTAAATATAAAATGTTTATTTAACGGTGCAGACAGTTATGTCTCTCCGAATGATGCCGAAAAAGTCTATTTACCTACATGGCATTACGCCAAATTAGAAGTAAAAGGCACGGCACAACCTATATCTGAGCACTCACAAAAGCGCGAGATAATGGCTTATTCGGTTGCGAAATTTGAAGATAAACTGGCAACGCAGTGGCTACTTTCTCAAGTGGATGAGAATGAACTGTCTCATTCGTTAAAATACATAATGGTGTTTAGAATAGAAATTACTGAAATCGTTGGTAATTTCAAACTAAGTCAGGATAAAGCTAGCGAAACACGGGAAGAAATAAAACAGAGCCTTTATGCTCGCGGCGATAAAGACTCTGCCGATTTGATTTATTAG
- a CDS encoding paraquat-inducible protein A yields MKAKISAVVLLLVSIALLIPGVTQPVLTLQGNIDKAKIVDVGITMLAEEGDGNTRGMLRMFSGMLGLDKLEGEVEAYRKTRSIVGTIEELANNKNHGVAILVALFAVIIPFLKLFMQLISVLLPAKIKLTRLLNTAASKLSKWSMTDVFVIALIVAYLAGNADGQMGDMLKMKAELGIGFWFFTAYCVVAIASSQFVERIYKAR; encoded by the coding sequence ATGAAAGCAAAAATTAGCGCCGTTGTTTTATTGTTAGTGAGTATAGCTTTACTAATCCCTGGAGTAACGCAGCCAGTATTAACGCTGCAAGGCAATATTGATAAAGCGAAAATAGTAGACGTAGGAATTACTATGTTGGCCGAAGAAGGTGATGGCAACACACGAGGGATGCTTCGTATGTTCTCGGGGATGTTAGGCCTTGATAAGTTGGAAGGAGAAGTTGAGGCTTATCGCAAAACCCGCAGTATTGTTGGCACCATAGAGGAACTTGCTAATAATAAAAACCATGGAGTTGCTATTCTTGTTGCGTTATTTGCTGTGATCATTCCATTTTTAAAGCTGTTTATGCAATTAATATCAGTGCTGTTGCCCGCCAAAATCAAGTTGACACGCTTACTTAATACAGCGGCGTCTAAGCTCAGTAAATGGAGTATGACTGATGTATTCGTTATTGCGCTTATCGTTGCTTATTTAGCTGGTAATGCCGATGGGCAAATGGGTGATATGTTAAAAATGAAAGCCGAGCTAGGCATCGGCTTTTGGTTTTTTACTGCGTATTGTGTTGTCGCGATTGCCTCGTCACAGTTTGTTGAGCGTATTTATAAAGCCCGCTAA
- a CDS encoding metallophosphoesterase, which translates to MLNKGLLLAFSAMMLLGCVGEGETSKSVSQDAVESPVPVGSEGGIVRFDNTGTLNVETGALPNGTTLSVEVVAANDFPDAENSLSKVYSIAPIETALFDSAELSIPLPSDYQAEHQYVLARLINNTWVPNFNSRIEGNFINAEIYHLGIYGIRKLPSISSFKSIGPACDTSAVQQTIRFVHVADLHSRFGYKERLYSRLKSLHLTSLDENPYTVFTNGGDDYEKGNVAEQVSMGRASSLATQAMEFDVRVVGNHDYAWGEDELLAYAQDETALVLASNTQYVGDKAPGFPTHKFGIIDVGCVKVGFLGMTSGPWNELDKEYKERPLPDFIDNFVMDYEFTEVAEGLVRFYGEQVDYLVMVSHLGWVDDRIAQNVPEINLILGGHSHDKPQIHMYNDNKSIVIEPDIYGMGATVIDIEFNLFDKTSRPVRFENDEIQIDTMDINTFHEPLDKKIAEIVKTYLEDPDYKVAISENYPDRDGIEKVLADALIFTHKVDAVFLGAYELDDPFSLYPWQAGGVTQQELHDAFPVERQPSNTLGFNAVYSVEVSGAELEAMIGQQPQWQYFGEQPFNAESTYTVALYKGAALNPALFFTDVSFDNTTALNDSWRVIEEYGRYRTSQCLHLDSDTQLNACKEDEFITVWQFDNSEDPFLADYGPSTMKLFNPENKSYSDEVIFKKISQLDEPIPTLAGGDAGVMKFPRFKISEGLKVRHNADANGDFTNAGLVSDYSLVVDVLWPSASVAKYRPLLQTSLNYESEIEDEKKAEIRFESIEGERTTGGVGFDGFCGEMLPDTWYRIALVFYSAPYDGTFKVYINGELACEKTGRNITERFALADEFLLLTDGTWGAQPGYLNAALFAGRTLSETEIKMMGGPSAKMTFSQEKAVISDTILRHQQSAPGRPYNPWLEQRNKFFK; encoded by the coding sequence GTGTTAAATAAAGGATTGTTACTTGCTTTCAGTGCAATGATGTTACTGGGCTGTGTTGGAGAGGGCGAAACAAGTAAATCAGTGAGTCAGGATGCAGTTGAATCGCCAGTACCTGTTGGCAGTGAAGGAGGAATTGTTCGCTTTGATAACACTGGTACGCTGAATGTTGAAACGGGAGCCTTACCTAATGGAACAACGCTCTCTGTTGAAGTTGTTGCTGCAAATGATTTTCCCGATGCAGAAAACTCACTCTCAAAAGTCTATTCAATTGCGCCAATCGAGACTGCATTATTCGATTCAGCCGAACTCAGTATTCCATTACCGAGTGACTATCAAGCTGAGCATCAATACGTTTTGGCGCGGCTTATTAATAACACTTGGGTACCAAACTTTAATTCTCGCATCGAAGGCAATTTTATAAACGCCGAAATATATCATTTAGGTATTTATGGTATTCGAAAGTTACCAAGTATTTCCTCGTTTAAGTCCATAGGCCCTGCGTGTGATACTTCCGCAGTTCAGCAAACAATTCGTTTTGTGCATGTCGCCGATTTGCACTCTCGATTTGGTTACAAAGAGCGCTTATACAGTCGTTTAAAGTCGCTGCATTTAACTTCTCTAGATGAAAATCCTTATACTGTTTTTACCAATGGTGGGGATGACTATGAGAAAGGCAATGTGGCAGAGCAGGTATCAATGGGACGAGCGTCATCACTGGCAACACAAGCGATGGAGTTTGATGTACGTGTTGTTGGAAATCATGATTACGCTTGGGGAGAAGATGAACTACTTGCGTATGCTCAAGATGAAACCGCATTGGTGCTTGCGTCAAATACCCAGTACGTAGGCGATAAAGCCCCAGGGTTTCCGACACATAAATTTGGCATCATCGATGTAGGTTGTGTCAAAGTCGGCTTTTTAGGTATGACATCAGGTCCATGGAATGAACTTGATAAAGAATACAAAGAACGTCCTCTGCCTGATTTTATTGATAACTTTGTGATGGATTATGAATTCACGGAGGTCGCAGAAGGACTAGTACGCTTTTATGGTGAACAAGTTGATTATCTGGTGATGGTCAGTCATTTAGGTTGGGTGGATGACCGTATTGCGCAAAATGTACCTGAGATTAATTTAATACTTGGTGGCCATAGTCATGATAAGCCGCAAATCCATATGTATAACGACAATAAATCGATTGTGATAGAGCCGGATATTTATGGCATGGGTGCAACCGTGATTGATATCGAATTTAATTTGTTTGATAAAACATCGCGCCCAGTACGTTTTGAAAATGACGAAATTCAAATTGATACCATGGATATTAATACATTCCATGAGCCACTCGATAAGAAAATTGCAGAGATCGTAAAAACCTATTTAGAAGATCCTGACTATAAAGTGGCGATTTCTGAGAATTACCCTGATCGCGATGGGATCGAAAAAGTCCTTGCTGATGCGCTGATATTTACTCATAAAGTAGATGCGGTCTTTTTAGGTGCATATGAATTGGATGACCCATTTAGTTTGTATCCTTGGCAAGCAGGTGGCGTAACGCAACAAGAGTTACATGATGCGTTTCCAGTTGAACGTCAGCCGTCGAATACCCTAGGTTTTAATGCTGTTTATTCGGTAGAGGTTTCGGGGGCAGAGCTAGAAGCCATGATAGGTCAGCAACCGCAGTGGCAATATTTTGGTGAACAGCCATTTAACGCAGAGAGTACTTACACTGTGGCACTTTATAAAGGTGCAGCCTTAAATCCAGCCTTGTTTTTTACAGATGTCAGTTTTGATAACACCACTGCCTTAAATGATAGCTGGCGAGTAATTGAAGAATACGGCCGTTATCGCACTAGCCAGTGCTTGCATTTGGATTCAGACACTCAATTAAATGCCTGTAAAGAAGACGAATTTATAACTGTTTGGCAGTTTGATAATAGCGAAGACCCATTTTTAGCGGATTATGGCCCATCAACCATGAAGTTATTTAATCCGGAAAATAAAAGTTATAGCGATGAGGTAATTTTCAAAAAAATTTCGCAACTTGATGAGCCTATTCCAACTCTTGCAGGTGGTGATGCAGGCGTCATGAAATTCCCTCGTTTTAAAATAAGTGAAGGATTAAAGGTGCGCCATAATGCAGATGCCAATGGCGATTTTACAAATGCCGGACTCGTCTCTGATTATTCATTAGTGGTGGATGTTTTATGGCCGAGTGCAAGTGTTGCTAAATATCGCCCGTTATTACAAACATCACTTAATTATGAAAGCGAAATAGAAGATGAAAAAAAGGCAGAAATTCGCTTTGAATCAATCGAAGGAGAGCGCACTACTGGCGGCGTTGGCTTTGATGGATTTTGTGGTGAAATGTTGCCAGACACTTGGTATAGAATCGCGCTGGTGTTTTATAGCGCTCCTTATGATGGCACCTTTAAGGTTTATATTAATGGGGAATTGGCCTGTGAAAAAACCGGCCGTAATATAACAGAGCGTTTTGCTTTGGCTGATGAATTCTTATTACTTACTGACGGCACTTGGGGGGCGCAACCAGGGTATTTAAATGCCGCACTATTTGCAGGCCGTACTTTAAGCGAAACTGAAATCAAAATGATGGGTGGACCATCCGCTAAAATGACGTTTTCACAGGAAAAAGCGGTTATTAGTGACACCATTTTACGCCATCAACAAAGTGCACCAGGAAGACCGTATAACCCATGGTTGGAACAACGTAATAAGTTTTTCAAATAA
- a CDS encoding substrate-binding periplasmic protein, whose product MAAELEMVVTEHFPPYQVKAGDKLEGVAVEVVNALLEHEKINTQHIILPWSRAYHIATQQKNVMIYSIRRTQKRENDFLWVGPIFPASSILQSKSALYLWQIKSIKQKKVTTDTMRNLTLVVARDDYLMDEIVARYQWPADKVMQVRTWPEAITALKEQRVDAIVLQKNNLIALSKLLNFDISDFDPAINLGQAPLLHIALSKTSNPKLLLRLQKALVGLHNSDEFMKIEKKWLPSFSVEK is encoded by the coding sequence ATGGCTGCCGAGCTTGAAATGGTGGTCACTGAACACTTTCCTCCGTACCAAGTAAAAGCAGGAGACAAGCTTGAAGGTGTAGCAGTAGAAGTTGTTAATGCCCTACTTGAACATGAAAAGATAAATACGCAACACATTATACTTCCTTGGTCGCGTGCCTATCATATTGCGACCCAGCAAAAAAATGTCATGATTTACTCTATTCGACGTACGCAAAAGCGTGAAAATGATTTCCTATGGGTTGGTCCAATCTTTCCTGCAAGTTCTATTCTACAAAGTAAAAGTGCACTGTACTTGTGGCAAATAAAATCGATTAAACAAAAGAAAGTCACGACAGACACTATGCGCAACCTGACGCTTGTTGTGGCTAGAGATGATTATCTGATGGATGAGATAGTCGCTAGGTATCAATGGCCTGCTGACAAAGTAATGCAAGTGCGTACCTGGCCTGAAGCAATTACTGCATTGAAAGAGCAACGTGTTGATGCCATTGTGCTGCAAAAAAATAATTTAATTGCGCTTAGCAAGCTATTGAACTTTGATATATCTGATTTTGATCCCGCGATTAATTTAGGGCAAGCCCCCTTACTTCATATCGCCCTCAGTAAAACATCCAACCCGAAATTGCTGTTGCGCTTACAAAAGGCCTTAGTTGGACTGCATAACTCAGATGAATTTATGAAAATAGAAAAAAAGTGGCTGCCTTCTTTTTCTGTTGAGAAATAA
- the lhpI gene encoding bifunctional Delta(1)-pyrroline-2-carboxylate/Delta(1)-piperideine-2-carboxylate reductase — MKIIEKEQVLSSLSFDALINALNTSFAGNFLMPQRQVFELQPGDPSHNAFAVLPAWDEEVIGVKSFTYFPQNGEAGFESLYSKIMLFDRAHGVPLALVDGTSVTLWRTAAVSALAACYLAREDAEHLVFFGSGNLASYMIKAHLSVRSYRKVTIIGRNRDKVDSLISQLQSEFNHVAFVVGQADKETIASACTISCATGSPEPLFDGSWVSAGTHIDLIGNHHKHCRECDTQTVVHSEVFVDGLTNVLNEAGELLIPIAEGAFSQQQIKGELADLCANRVSGRQQQSSITLFKSVGTALSDLVAANLVYKLSQ; from the coding sequence ATGAAAATAATTGAAAAAGAACAGGTATTATCTAGCCTGTCGTTTGATGCCTTGATTAATGCACTTAACACTAGCTTTGCAGGCAACTTCTTAATGCCACAGCGACAAGTGTTTGAATTACAGCCGGGTGACCCTTCGCATAATGCATTTGCCGTTTTACCAGCGTGGGATGAAGAAGTGATTGGAGTGAAATCCTTTACTTATTTTCCGCAAAATGGCGAGGCGGGTTTTGAATCCCTATATTCAAAAATTATGTTGTTTGACCGAGCGCATGGTGTACCGCTTGCGCTGGTGGATGGCACCAGTGTGACGCTTTGGCGTACCGCTGCGGTTTCTGCACTTGCGGCATGTTATTTAGCACGTGAAGATGCTGAACATTTAGTGTTTTTTGGTAGCGGTAACCTTGCCAGTTACATGATTAAAGCGCATTTGTCAGTTCGCAGTTACCGTAAAGTGACCATTATTGGCCGCAATCGCGACAAAGTAGATAGCTTGATTAGCCAGTTACAAAGTGAATTTAATCATGTTGCCTTTGTTGTTGGGCAAGCTGATAAAGAGACGATTGCAAGTGCTTGCACAATTAGTTGTGCAACAGGCTCACCGGAGCCGTTATTTGATGGCAGCTGGGTTAGTGCTGGTACGCATATAGACCTAATCGGTAACCATCACAAACATTGCCGAGAGTGTGATACGCAAACGGTAGTACATAGTGAGGTTTTCGTGGATGGCCTAACAAACGTGTTAAATGAAGCGGGCGAGTTGTTAATTCCTATTGCTGAAGGAGCGTTTAGCCAACAGCAAATAAAAGGTGAATTAGCCGACTTATGTGCTAATCGCGTTTCAGGCAGGCAGCAACAAAGTAGCATTACGCTATTTAAATCGGTGGGCACGGCGCTTAGCGATCTTGTGGCTGCTAACCTTGTATATAAGCTGTCTCAATAA
- a CDS encoding M24 family metallopeptidase produces the protein MSTPFLSRQATFRNLLTSLQLDSALIFGYENIRYLSGFSGHAAYLVINQNSGYLVTDYRYAEQATNESQGFEVICRDRDNETLGHCFNRLIDKNAKLGFEADHIHVGAWQAINAELSVAQLTPIQGVVERMRSVKDDWEVKQIELAAAIADQALNETLPYFKTGACERDIALELEYRMQKLGSNGMSFDTILLFGERTSLPHGMPGDRKLAVGDFITLDFGAVINGYRSDMTRSYIYGEASEKQQLVYQTVADAQAAAMAEVVAGAAATNALKASHRVIENAGFAEYAGEGLGHGVGLFLHEFPIIKPNCDYQLEVGNVITIEPGIYIPNFGGVRLEDDILVSEKGYKLLTHAPKQMILPERR, from the coding sequence ATGAGTACCCCATTTTTATCACGCCAAGCAACGTTTCGCAATTTATTAACAAGTTTGCAGCTCGATAGCGCTTTGATTTTTGGCTACGAGAATATTCGCTATTTATCTGGTTTTAGCGGTCATGCCGCGTATTTAGTGATTAATCAAAATAGTGGTTATTTAGTCACTGACTACCGTTACGCAGAGCAAGCCACAAATGAAAGCCAAGGCTTTGAAGTCATTTGTCGCGATCGTGATAACGAAACCTTAGGTCATTGTTTTAATCGCCTTATCGACAAAAACGCTAAGTTAGGTTTTGAAGCTGATCATATTCATGTAGGGGCCTGGCAAGCGATAAATGCAGAGTTGTCAGTTGCACAATTAACACCAATACAAGGTGTTGTTGAACGAATGCGCTCAGTAAAAGATGATTGGGAAGTAAAGCAAATTGAGCTTGCAGCAGCGATTGCCGACCAAGCATTAAATGAAACCTTGCCTTACTTTAAAACCGGAGCCTGTGAGCGCGATATTGCACTTGAGCTTGAATATCGCATGCAAAAGCTCGGTTCAAACGGCATGAGCTTTGACACGATTTTGTTATTTGGCGAACGTACCTCTTTGCCACATGGTATGCCGGGTGATCGCAAACTCGCTGTTGGTGATTTTATTACCCTAGATTTTGGCGCAGTAATAAATGGTTATCGTTCTGATATGACGCGCAGTTATATTTATGGCGAAGCCAGTGAAAAACAACAATTGGTTTATCAAACTGTCGCAGATGCACAGGCTGCAGCTATGGCTGAAGTGGTTGCAGGTGCTGCTGCAACCAACGCTTTAAAAGCGAGTCATAGAGTTATTGAAAATGCGGGCTTTGCTGAGTATGCAGGCGAAGGATTAGGTCATGGCGTGGGGTTATTTTTGCATGAATTTCCAATTATAAAACCTAACTGTGATTACCAACTTGAAGTAGGTAATGTCATTACGATTGAACCGGGAATTTATATTCCAAACTTTGGTGGTGTGCGTTTAGAGGATGATATTTTGGTTTCTGAAAAAGGCTACAAGTTACTTACTCATGCGCCTAAGCAAATGATTTTACCTGAAAGACGTTAA
- a CDS encoding proline racemase family protein: protein MNTNAFANWQPSKAMQQITTLEMHTGGEPLRIITSGFPTLKGDTILAKRQDCLANHDDLRKGLMFEPRGHADMYGALIVEPERDTSDLGVLFLHNEGYSTMCGHAIIALSKAAIEAGVINKKEGVNQINFDVPCGQIRSSVTVNNGEISDIRFLNVPSFLALKAQQTEVEGIGTVTFDLAYGGAFYAYVDADAIGLSLKQDNSNQIIDWGKRIKQAVIASTDINHPFEADLSFLYGTIFVSHTQMEHPDSHSRNVCIFAEGELDRSPTGSGVAGRAAIHFAKNEIETQQEIVIESILGSQFSVKVVDTLEYGDYLAVIPEVSGNANVVGKNTFYFDPSDALNTGFIFR, encoded by the coding sequence ATGAACACAAATGCGTTTGCTAATTGGCAACCAAGCAAAGCAATGCAACAAATTACCACACTAGAAATGCACACAGGTGGTGAACCGTTACGCATTATTACATCGGGATTTCCTACTTTAAAAGGCGACACCATTTTAGCAAAACGTCAGGACTGTTTAGCTAATCATGATGATTTACGAAAAGGATTGATGTTTGAACCTCGCGGTCATGCAGATATGTATGGCGCATTGATTGTTGAACCCGAGCGCGATACCAGTGACTTGGGTGTGCTGTTTTTACATAACGAAGGCTACAGCACCATGTGCGGCCATGCCATTATTGCACTATCTAAAGCGGCAATTGAAGCGGGCGTGATAAACAAAAAAGAAGGCGTTAATCAAATTAATTTTGATGTGCCTTGTGGCCAAATTCGCTCATCGGTAACCGTTAATAATGGTGAAATTAGCGATATTCGTTTTTTAAATGTGCCTTCATTCTTAGCACTAAAAGCACAGCAAACCGAGGTTGAAGGTATAGGAACTGTGACTTTTGACTTAGCTTACGGCGGTGCGTTTTATGCCTATGTTGATGCGGATGCCATTGGTTTGTCGCTTAAACAAGATAACAGCAATCAAATTATTGATTGGGGTAAGCGTATTAAACAGGCGGTGATTGCCAGCACGGACATTAACCACCCTTTTGAAGCTGATTTAAGCTTTTTGTACGGCACTATTTTTGTTTCGCATACACAAATGGAACACCCAGATTCGCATAGCCGCAATGTGTGTATTTTTGCTGAAGGCGAGTTAGATCGCAGCCCAACAGGGTCTGGTGTAGCGGGGCGAGCAGCTATCCATTTTGCTAAAAACGAAATTGAAACACAGCAAGAAATAGTAATTGAAAGTATTTTAGGCTCACAGTTCAGCGTTAAGGTAGTTGATACACTAGAATATGGTGATTACCTGGCGGTGATCCCCGAAGTGAGCGGGAACGCTAATGTGGTGGGTAAAAACACCTTTTATTTTGACCCGAGCGATGCATTAAACACAGGATTTATTTTCCGATGA
- a CDS encoding methanobactin export MATE transporter MbnM: protein MRRSLLLFALLLVGCSEPSKPYKWQLPDGFPEPQVPSTNPMSDAKVELGRHLFYDKNLSANGLQSCASCHQQDRAFAEMIPTSIGSTGEVHHRNAQALVNVAYNKTLTWAHSEMTELEQQILLPLFGETPLEMGVTGHEEEVLARFNTPEYNALFEHAFDTEDASFDHIVKALASFTRSLISFQSRFDQYAYAMQDDALTASEIRGMDLFFSERLECHHCHGGFNFTQSTTHQKQQLDRHPFHNTGLYNVDGKGAFPLSDQGLFTITETPQDMGKFRAPTLRNIALTAPYMHDGSLQTLEQVIDFYADAGRNITTGKHRGDGRENPYKSAFIKGFQLTEQEKQDLVAFLHTLTDEKFIKNKAFSNPFKQ, encoded by the coding sequence ATGCGTCGTTCTTTATTATTGTTTGCACTATTACTTGTGGGTTGTAGCGAGCCAAGTAAGCCATATAAATGGCAATTACCAGATGGTTTCCCTGAACCGCAAGTACCTTCAACGAATCCAATGAGCGATGCCAAAGTTGAACTTGGGCGACACTTATTTTACGACAAAAATTTGTCTGCCAATGGGTTGCAAAGTTGCGCGTCATGTCATCAGCAAGATAGAGCATTTGCCGAAATGATACCAACTTCAATTGGTTCGACAGGGGAGGTACATCACCGCAATGCGCAGGCACTAGTTAATGTTGCTTACAATAAAACACTGACCTGGGCTCACTCTGAAATGACGGAGTTGGAACAGCAAATTTTGCTCCCGCTATTTGGTGAAACACCGCTAGAAATGGGGGTGACAGGGCACGAAGAAGAGGTATTAGCACGCTTTAATACGCCAGAGTATAACGCATTATTTGAGCACGCTTTTGACACTGAAGATGCGAGTTTCGATCACATTGTTAAAGCGCTCGCCAGTTTTACCCGCAGTTTGATTTCGTTTCAAAGTCGTTTTGATCAATATGCCTACGCCATGCAGGATGACGCACTGACAGCAAGTGAAATACGCGGTATGGACCTGTTTTTCTCAGAGCGTTTAGAGTGCCACCATTGCCATGGTGGTTTTAACTTTACGCAATCAACGACCCATCAAAAGCAGCAATTAGATCGTCATCCGTTTCATAATACAGGACTTTATAATGTTGATGGCAAAGGGGCTTTTCCGCTAAGTGATCAAGGGTTATTTACTATCACAGAAACGCCACAGGATATGGGTAAGTTTAGAGCGCCAACATTGCGTAATATCGCCTTAACAGCCCCTTATATGCACGATGGTAGTTTACAAACGTTAGAGCAAGTAATTGATTTCTATGCCGATGCTGGCCGCAATATTACAACTGGCAAGCATCGCGGTGATGGTCGTGAAAACCCATATAAAAGTGCATTTATTAAAGGTTTTCAGTTAACTGAACAAGAAAAGCAAGACTTAGTGGCATTTCTACATACTTTAACTGACGAAAAGTTTATTAAAAACAAAGCATTTAGTAATCCTTTTAAGCAATAA
- a CDS encoding MbnP family protein gives MGFLFACQKPSTTKIEFVVKQYGVQQPCDERQNLMWFVSEFQSNSAISIKPSHFSSNSVALIGANCEKSSWQVELMDDALDGERLSFAMAVPFNENHLNPLTAASPLNISEMFWSWQLGHKFFRYDGKNDFAFHLGSTGCKSASRLRAPSSPCAYPNRYRFELAHFDAQKPIVLDLDRLFSEVDRSRSCMSEQANEICQQLFSNLTTMIFYQE, from the coding sequence ATGGGTTTTTTGTTTGCATGTCAAAAACCATCAACGACTAAAATTGAATTTGTTGTTAAACAATATGGTGTGCAACAGCCATGTGATGAGCGGCAAAATTTAATGTGGTTTGTCTCTGAGTTTCAATCAAATAGTGCCATCTCAATTAAGCCTAGTCATTTTTCATCAAACAGCGTTGCCTTAATTGGCGCAAATTGTGAGAAAAGTAGTTGGCAAGTAGAGCTTATGGATGATGCTTTAGATGGGGAAAGGCTATCATTTGCGATGGCGGTTCCGTTTAATGAAAATCACCTTAATCCGCTTACTGCGGCATCTCCACTTAACATCAGTGAAATGTTTTGGAGTTGGCAGTTAGGGCATAAGTTTTTCCGTTATGATGGCAAAAATGACTTCGCCTTTCACTTAGGCAGTACCGGCTGTAAAAGCGCATCGCGTTTACGGGCACCTTCTTCACCGTGTGCTTACCCAAATCGTTATCGGTTTGAACTAGCGCACTTCGATGCGCAAAAACCAATTGTTTTAGATTTAGATCGTTTATTTTCTGAGGTGGATCGTTCTCGTTCTTGTATGAGTGAACAAGCGAACGAGATTTGTCAGCAGTTGTTTAGCAACTTAACAACTATGATATTTTATCAGGAATAA